A window of Phyllobacterium sp. T1293 contains these coding sequences:
- a CDS encoding Csu type fimbrial protein: MSFGYSTRRFAAVGLAAALGFSSPALAATATGSFGVHITIQSSCILVSATDMTFPNTGVIAADVPSTSALSVQCTNATPYNVGLNAGTGAGATVAVRKMTGPASATINYSLYTEVTHATVWGNTVGTDTVGGTGNGAAQPFTVYGLVPAQTTPAIGTYNDTITVTVTY, encoded by the coding sequence ATGAGTTTCGGATATTCAACACGTAGATTCGCCGCAGTGGGATTGGCAGCTGCACTCGGCTTTTCCAGTCCGGCGCTGGCCGCTACGGCGACTGGTAGCTTTGGTGTTCACATCACCATCCAGTCGTCCTGTATTCTGGTTAGTGCGACTGACATGACCTTTCCCAATACAGGCGTCATTGCAGCGGATGTTCCGTCCACAAGCGCACTGTCGGTCCAGTGTACCAATGCAACGCCGTACAATGTTGGATTGAATGCCGGAACCGGAGCGGGTGCAACGGTCGCGGTTCGCAAAATGACTGGCCCGGCTTCTGCAACCATCAATTACTCGCTGTATACGGAAGTAACCCATGCAACGGTCTGGGGAAATACGGTGGGTACCGACACGGTGGGCGGTACGGGCAATGGTGCTGCGCAACCATTCACGGTTTATGGGCTTGTTCCAGCTCAGACCACTCCGGCAATCGGCACCTATAACGATACGATAACGGTGACCGTTACCTACTAA
- the ald gene encoding alanine dehydrogenase: protein MRVGCPKEIKNHEYRVGLTPGAVREYVAHGHTVIIQSGAGAGIGADDGAYQAAGAKIVKTAEEVFLQSDMIVKVKEPQPSEWAQLREGQLLYTYLHLAPDPEQTKGLLASGVTAIAYETVTDDRGGLPLLAPMSEVAGRLAIQAGATALQKANGGRGVLLGGVPGVLPGKVTIIGGGVVGINAAQMAAGLGADVTILDRSIPRLRQLDDLFHGRIHTRYSTIEALDEEVFSADIVVGAVLIPGAAAPKLVTREMLSGMKKGAVIVDVAIDQGGCFETSHATTHSEPTYEVDGVIHYCVANMPGAVPVTSAHALNNATLQYGLQLADRGVKALVDNPHLRNGLNVHKGRITNQAVAEALGLEMVEAKAVLAA from the coding sequence ATGCGCGTAGGCTGCCCGAAAGAAATCAAAAACCATGAATATCGCGTCGGTCTCACTCCGGGGGCCGTACGCGAGTATGTTGCACATGGCCACACGGTCATTATCCAGTCCGGAGCTGGAGCTGGAATAGGCGCCGATGACGGAGCCTATCAGGCGGCTGGCGCAAAGATCGTCAAGACTGCCGAAGAAGTCTTTCTGCAATCGGATATGATTGTGAAAGTGAAGGAGCCGCAGCCGTCCGAATGGGCGCAGCTGCGCGAAGGTCAGCTCCTCTATACCTATCTCCACCTCGCCCCCGATCCGGAACAGACCAAAGGCTTGCTCGCATCAGGCGTAACGGCGATTGCCTATGAAACCGTTACCGATGATCGTGGTGGACTGCCTCTGCTTGCACCAATGTCAGAAGTTGCCGGACGCCTTGCCATTCAGGCCGGTGCTACCGCACTTCAGAAGGCCAATGGCGGGCGCGGCGTATTGCTCGGTGGTGTGCCCGGCGTTCTGCCCGGCAAAGTCACGATCATTGGCGGCGGCGTTGTCGGCATCAATGCGGCACAGATGGCTGCTGGCCTTGGCGCAGATGTGACCATTCTCGATCGTTCGATCCCCCGCCTGCGTCAGCTCGATGATCTGTTCCATGGCCGGATTCACACGCGCTACTCAACCATTGAAGCACTCGACGAAGAAGTCTTCTCCGCCGATATCGTCGTGGGTGCCGTCTTGATCCCCGGTGCGGCGGCACCAAAGCTCGTCACCCGTGAAATGCTGTCTGGCATGAAAAAGGGCGCCGTGATTGTCGACGTGGCCATCGATCAGGGTGGTTGCTTCGAAACCTCCCACGCCACAACACATTCCGAGCCGACTTACGAAGTCGACGGTGTTATCCATTATTGCGTGGCCAATATGCCCGGCGCCGTGCCTGTCACCTCTGCCCATGCGCTGAACAATGCCACCTTGCAATATGGCCTGCAGCTAGCAGACCGCGGCGTCAAGGCTCTGGTCGACAACCCGCATTTGCGCAACGGCCTCAATGTCCACAAAGGCCGCATCACCAATCAGGCGGTCGCTGAAGCACTCGGTCTGGAAATGGTGGAAGCCAAGGCGGTTCTCGCCGCCTGA
- a CDS encoding MmcQ/YjbR family DNA-binding protein translates to MTEVSLNTVFVRIWDLAQALNLPELNQSTTHGTPSLKLKSAFLGRLKDADTFAIHCPLEEKPLLMESAPDIYFETDHYKGWPYILIHLDAIADAELSHRIKLAWLAKAPAKLKKLIEPKA, encoded by the coding sequence ATGACTGAAGTGTCGCTCAATACGGTTTTCGTGCGGATATGGGACTTGGCGCAAGCCCTGAACCTGCCGGAACTGAACCAAAGCACGACGCACGGTACGCCATCGCTGAAACTCAAGAGTGCATTCCTCGGACGCCTCAAGGATGCCGATACATTTGCAATCCATTGCCCGCTGGAGGAAAAGCCGCTTCTGATGGAAAGTGCCCCGGATATCTATTTCGAGACGGATCACTACAAGGGCTGGCCCTATATACTGATCCATCTCGATGCAATCGCTGATGCAGAGCTTTCACACCGCATCAAGCTTGCATGGCTGGCAAAAGCGCCAGCCAAATTGAAGAAACTCATCGAGCCTAAAGCGTAA
- a CDS encoding Lrp/AsnC family transcriptional regulator, producing the protein MSLDRIDIAILDSLQKDGRMSNATLAEKVGLSQSACSRRLDILEKTGVIRGYHARLSNKMLGHPVTVIVNISLSGQADKQLREFETAVRRCPNVLVCYLMSGEYDYLLRIAAKDLEDYERIHKFWLSAMPHVTKINSSFALREVADRTGLGVETALIEIAGS; encoded by the coding sequence ATGTCACTGGACAGGATTGATATCGCTATCCTTGATAGCCTGCAAAAAGATGGCCGTATGTCGAATGCGACGCTGGCGGAAAAGGTCGGGCTTTCACAATCCGCCTGTTCACGCCGGCTGGATATTCTGGAGAAGACGGGCGTTATCAGAGGGTACCATGCCCGCCTCTCCAACAAGATGCTTGGCCATCCCGTCACGGTGATTGTCAATATATCCCTGTCGGGGCAGGCGGACAAACAATTACGTGAGTTCGAGACTGCGGTGCGTCGTTGTCCCAATGTGCTCGTCTGCTATCTGATGTCCGGGGAATATGATTATCTCCTGCGCATCGCTGCCAAGGATCTGGAAGATTACGAGCGTATTCACAAGTTCTGGCTTTCTGCCATGCCGCATGTGACGAAGATCAACTCATCCTTCGCCTTGCGCGAGGTGGCGGATCGTACCGGCCTTGGTGTTGAAACGGCACTCATCGAAATTGCGGGAAGCTAA
- a CDS encoding OmpA family protein, with the protein MINRRGLLFGLAAATVAAPAFAQSRLMPSADEIERRLEAAPRMRLPDERRVTVREFKRRPELRRYAPSIDIQSINFAFGSAAIPRSEQDKVERIADGLNRVLRRRRRNEVFLIEGHTDAVGSYESNQILSEQRAESLKRDLVRYFGVPPRALETVGYGEEYLLVQTEYEDWRNRRVTIRRVTDFIR; encoded by the coding sequence ATGATCAATCGCCGTGGCCTGTTGTTTGGTCTCGCTGCTGCAACCGTTGCTGCACCCGCTTTTGCGCAATCGCGCTTGATGCCCAGTGCGGATGAGATAGAGCGGCGTCTTGAAGCTGCTCCGCGCATGCGTTTGCCTGACGAACGCCGTGTGACTGTGCGTGAATTCAAGCGCCGTCCTGAGCTGCGCCGTTATGCGCCATCGATTGATATACAGTCGATCAACTTTGCCTTTGGTTCAGCGGCTATTCCCCGTTCGGAGCAGGACAAGGTAGAGCGTATTGCGGATGGACTGAACCGCGTCCTGCGACGGCGCCGCCGCAACGAGGTTTTCCTGATCGAGGGGCATACGGATGCGGTAGGATCATACGAGTCAAATCAGATTCTTTCCGAGCAGCGAGCTGAATCGCTCAAGCGCGATCTCGTGCGTTATTTCGGTGTTCCACCGCGTGCGCTCGAGACAGTTGGTTATGGCGAGGAATATTTGCTTGTTCAGACCGAGTATGAAGACTGGCGCAACCGGCGTGTTACGATCCGCCGGGTCACCGATTTCATCCGCTGA
- a CDS encoding alanyl-tRNA editing protein, whose product MAYDTTILFRDDSYLKETEATVLAINERGGILTDRTIFYATSGGQPGDTGVFIRDDGSAIIIAATVTGETKEEIIHVPAPDQQVPAIGEKLTLRIDWDRRYKLMRMHAACHLLSVVCPFPITGASVAEDDSRVDFDWPDAGVTKEDVTEKLMELVNANHPIFTRWITDDELAANPGLIKSKNVRPPSGTGRIRLVCIGKDASIDSQPCGGTHTATTGEVGAIHIGKIEKKGKENRRLRIRFGALPEGE is encoded by the coding sequence ATGGCATATGACACGACAATTCTTTTCCGTGATGATTCCTATCTGAAAGAGACGGAAGCCACGGTTCTTGCGATCAATGAGCGTGGTGGCATTCTCACCGACCGGACGATTTTTTATGCGACATCAGGCGGTCAGCCCGGCGATACCGGGGTTTTTATCCGCGACGATGGCAGTGCAATTATCATCGCTGCGACGGTGACGGGTGAAACCAAGGAAGAAATTATCCATGTGCCGGCGCCGGATCAACAGGTGCCTGCCATTGGCGAAAAGTTGACCCTGCGCATTGACTGGGATCGGCGCTACAAGCTGATGCGTATGCATGCGGCCTGTCATTTGCTGAGTGTTGTCTGCCCGTTTCCAATCACCGGCGCTTCGGTTGCCGAGGATGACAGCCGCGTTGACTTTGACTGGCCGGATGCCGGTGTCACCAAGGAAGATGTAACCGAAAAGCTGATGGAGCTGGTCAATGCTAACCATCCCATCTTCACGCGCTGGATCACGGATGACGAGCTTGCGGCCAATCCCGGTCTTATCAAGTCAAAGAATGTGCGCCCGCCCAGTGGGACGGGCCGTATTCGTCTTGTCTGTATCGGCAAGGATGCTTCCATCGACTCGCAGCCCTGCGGCGGAACCCATACGGCCACCACTGGCGAAGTTGGTGCGATCCACATTGGAAAAATAGAAAAGAAGGGCAAGGAAAACCGGCGGTTGCGTATCCGCTTCGGTGCCTTGCCGGAAGGAGAATGA
- a CDS encoding DUF1203 domain-containing protein, protein MSAIQFTAMTTTLARHYQAGGVDANGQTPETHISDGDGVPCRHCLQNVKAGDKYLILSHRPFPAPQPYAETGPIFLHADECERYDAILDMPEMFRENSDYILRGYSRQDRIVYGTGGVIATDNIAARAAELLGRDEVAYVHMRSARNNCFQCRIDLHELNFVS, encoded by the coding sequence ATGAGCGCGATCCAGTTTACTGCAATGACAACAACTCTCGCCCGCCACTATCAGGCCGGTGGTGTCGACGCCAACGGCCAGACGCCGGAAACACATATCTCGGATGGTGACGGCGTACCCTGCCGTCATTGCCTGCAGAATGTGAAGGCTGGTGACAAATATCTCATTCTTTCGCACCGGCCGTTTCCGGCACCGCAACCCTATGCGGAAACTGGTCCGATTTTCCTGCATGCGGATGAATGCGAGCGCTATGATGCAATATTAGACATGCCAGAGATGTTTCGCGAAAACAGTGACTACATCCTGCGCGGTTATTCGCGACAGGACCGGATTGTCTATGGCACGGGCGGTGTGATTGCCACCGACAATATTGCAGCGCGGGCGGCGGAGCTTCTGGGACGTGACGAGGTGGCTTACGTGCATATGCGTTCGGCCAGGAATAATTGTTTCCAGTGCCGGATCGACCTGCACGAACTCAATTTTGTCAGCTGA
- the sseA gene encoding 3-mercaptopyruvate sulfurtransferase: MADKSAFVVSPDWLQERLGQPGLSILDASWYFPFLNRDAEGEYKAAHIPGAVFFDHEKLSDPDSSLPHTLPKPEAFAAAVSSMGITNDDTIVVYDGPGMNTSPRVWWMFRTMGAKNVFVLDGGFDNWKNDGRPVTDEVTKIAPSAFVPKFQADKVASFADMREIVDSRSRQVADARAAGRFVGKDPEPREGLRSGHMPGARNVPSSTLADKGYLKDLPGLRQVFDDAGVDLSQPIVTSCGSGITAAVITLALESLGHKDNILYDGSWSEWGAHKETPVATGEAE; this comes from the coding sequence GTGGCAGACAAGAGCGCGTTTGTGGTTTCGCCCGACTGGTTGCAGGAGCGGCTGGGTCAACCGGGTCTGAGCATTCTCGATGCTTCCTGGTATTTTCCCTTTCTCAACCGGGATGCCGAAGGTGAATATAAGGCCGCGCATATTCCGGGCGCTGTATTTTTCGATCACGAAAAACTGTCCGATCCGGATTCGTCTTTGCCGCATACATTGCCAAAGCCCGAGGCCTTTGCCGCGGCGGTCAGCAGCATGGGCATCACAAATGACGATACGATTGTCGTCTATGACGGCCCCGGCATGAACACGTCACCGCGTGTCTGGTGGATGTTCCGCACCATGGGCGCAAAGAATGTGTTTGTACTGGATGGCGGTTTCGATAACTGGAAGAATGATGGCAGGCCAGTGACCGATGAGGTGACGAAGATTGCCCCATCGGCTTTTGTGCCAAAGTTTCAAGCAGATAAAGTGGCAAGCTTTGCCGATATGCGGGAGATCGTTGACAGCAGATCGCGTCAGGTCGCCGATGCGCGGGCGGCAGGACGCTTTGTCGGCAAGGACCCGGAACCACGCGAAGGGCTCCGCTCCGGTCATATGCCCGGTGCGCGCAATGTGCCGTCGTCGACATTGGCCGACAAAGGCTATCTGAAGGATTTGCCGGGTCTGCGTCAGGTGTTTGACGATGCCGGTGTTGACCTGTCCCAGCCCATCGTCACGAGTTGTGGTTCGGGCATCACAGCTGCCGTAATCACCCTTGCGCTCGAATCTCTCGGCCATAAGGACAATATCCTTTATGATGGATCGTGGAGCGAGTGGGGTGCGCATAAGGAAACGCCTGTTGCTACGGGCGAAGCAGAATAA
- a CDS encoding GNAT family N-acetyltransferase yields MAEASKPKILKTRVTLLEMTNRPVYSVATPASFKLAIMSATNISLPFYRFLYEQVGKPHHWFVHRNLSDEALTAIIHRDCVAIHVLYVDGSPAGFFELVLNEEPGVAEILYFGLVPEFQGRGLAKFFLNEAISAAWMSSPEKVIIETNTLDSPRALQMYQRMGFNPVGFADAEIEAWL; encoded by the coding sequence ATGGCCGAGGCAAGCAAGCCAAAGATTTTGAAGACGCGTGTAACGCTGCTTGAGATGACCAACCGGCCTGTTTATTCCGTGGCCACGCCTGCCAGTTTTAAGCTGGCGATCATGTCGGCGACGAATATTTCACTGCCGTTTTACCGGTTTCTCTATGAGCAGGTCGGCAAGCCGCACCATTGGTTCGTACACAGGAACCTTAGCGACGAGGCTTTGACCGCTATCATTCACCGGGATTGCGTTGCCATTCATGTGCTCTATGTGGATGGCTCGCCTGCTGGTTTCTTCGAACTGGTGCTCAATGAGGAACCGGGTGTCGCGGAAATCCTTTATTTCGGTCTTGTGCCGGAGTTTCAGGGGCGAGGACTTGCCAAATTTTTCCTGAACGAAGCCATTTCCGCCGCGTGGATGAGCAGCCCGGAAAAGGTGATTATCGAAACCAATACGCTCGACAGTCCGCGCGCCCTGCAAATGTATCAGCGCATGGGGTTCAATCCTGTTGGATTTGCCGACGCGGAAATTGAGGCTTGGTTGTAA
- a CDS encoding bifunctional 2',3'-cyclic-nucleotide 2'-phosphodiesterase/3'-nucleotidase, which yields MQELLSALTRRSFLASTAAAGAAAILHPFSALAAASQAHLRIVATTDLHVNVYPYDYYADKANDTMGLARTASIIAKIRAESTNSIVVDNGDFLQGNPMGDYIAYEKGMKDGNVHPIIKAMNTIGYEVGTLGNHEFNYGLDYMDRVLAGAGYPYVCANLVKGELAANPTDDPLYMKPYLIKQYEIADGAGQKLPVKVGFIGFVPPQITLWDAQNLKGKVVTRDIVEAAKAWVPKMKQEGADIIVALSHSGIAAGQSDGMENASLYVAGVEGIDAIVTGHQHLVFPDPKDFAGIEGVDVKKGTLQGKPAVMAGFWGSHMGLIDLLLERDGGKWKVADFTTEARPIYERVEKTVKPLVESRPDVLEAAKADHEATLAYVRRPVGKTSAPLYSYFSLVADDPSVQIVSNAQTWYIKDMLKDTQWKDLPVLSAAAPFKAGGRGGADYYTDVPAGDIAIKNVSDLYLYPNTVRAVAITGADVKEWLEMSAGIFKTVEAGKADQPLIDTSFPSYNFDVIDGVSYEIDLSQPAKYGLKGELAHADSNRIVNLTFNGKPIDPAQKFVVVTNNYRAGGGGNFPGINESKVIFVAPDTNRDVIVRYIIDQKTINPSADDNWKFAPVKGASVLFDTGPKGKNFIADVKTLKIEEAGDGENGFARYRITL from the coding sequence ATGCAAGAACTCTTATCTGCTCTCACCCGCCGTTCATTTCTTGCAAGCACGGCCGCAGCCGGTGCGGCGGCAATCCTGCATCCATTTTCAGCGCTTGCTGCTGCTTCGCAGGCGCATCTGCGCATCGTGGCAACGACTGATCTGCATGTGAACGTCTACCCCTATGATTATTACGCCGACAAGGCGAACGACACGATGGGTCTTGCGCGCACGGCATCAATCATTGCCAAGATTCGTGCTGAATCGACCAATTCGATTGTCGTCGACAATGGTGATTTTCTGCAGGGCAATCCCATGGGCGATTACATCGCCTATGAGAAGGGCATGAAGGACGGCAATGTTCATCCGATCATCAAGGCCATGAATACCATCGGCTATGAGGTTGGGACGCTTGGCAATCATGAATTCAATTATGGCCTCGACTATATGGATAGGGTTCTGGCCGGTGCTGGCTACCCTTATGTCTGCGCCAATCTGGTCAAGGGCGAACTGGCAGCAAACCCAACGGATGATCCGCTTTACATGAAGCCCTATCTGATCAAGCAATATGAGATTGCTGATGGTGCAGGACAGAAACTGCCAGTGAAGGTAGGTTTTATCGGCTTTGTGCCGCCTCAGATCACGCTTTGGGATGCGCAGAATCTCAAGGGCAAGGTTGTCACGCGTGATATCGTTGAGGCGGCCAAGGCATGGGTGCCGAAAATGAAACAAGAGGGCGCTGACATTATTGTCGCGCTTTCGCATTCCGGCATTGCAGCAGGACAGAGTGACGGCATGGAAAACGCTTCGCTCTATGTCGCAGGTGTTGAGGGCATTGATGCCATTGTCACGGGGCATCAGCATCTGGTTTTCCCCGATCCGAAAGATTTTGCCGGTATTGAAGGTGTTGACGTCAAGAAGGGCACATTGCAGGGCAAGCCAGCCGTCATGGCTGGTTTCTGGGGCTCGCATATGGGGTTGATAGACCTTCTACTTGAACGGGATGGTGGCAAGTGGAAAGTCGCTGATTTCACGACGGAGGCACGGCCGATCTATGAACGTGTTGAAAAGACAGTAAAGCCGCTGGTGGAAAGCCGCCCCGATGTGCTGGAAGCAGCCAAGGCTGATCACGAGGCGACGCTCGCCTATGTTCGCCGCCCCGTAGGCAAGACGTCGGCGCCGCTTTACTCCTATTTCTCGCTGGTTGCCGATGATCCATCGGTGCAGATCGTGTCCAATGCGCAGACCTGGTACATCAAGGACATGCTCAAGGACACGCAATGGAAGGATTTGCCTGTCCTTTCTGCGGCAGCACCTTTCAAGGCCGGTGGTCGCGGTGGTGCTGATTACTATACGGACGTTCCGGCAGGCGACATCGCCATCAAGAATGTTTCCGATCTCTACCTCTATCCCAACACTGTACGGGCGGTGGCCATCACCGGGGCGGATGTGAAAGAGTGGCTGGAAATGTCCGCAGGTATTTTCAAGACGGTGGAAGCAGGCAAAGCCGACCAACCGCTGATTGATACCAGTTTCCCGTCCTATAATTTTGATGTGATCGACGGCGTTTCCTATGAAATTGATCTGTCGCAGCCAGCCAAATATGGTTTGAAGGGGGAACTCGCCCACGCCGACAGCAATCGTATTGTCAACTTGACCTTTAATGGCAAACCGATTGATCCCGCACAGAAATTTGTTGTTGTGACGAATAATTACCGGGCAGGGGGCGGTGGCAATTTCCCAGGGATTAACGAGAGCAAAGTTATATTTGTTGCGCCCGATACCAACCGCGATGTCATTGTGCGCTACATCATCGACCAGAAGACAATTAACCCGTCGGCGGATGACAACTGGAAGTTCGCGCCAGTGAAGGGTGCGTCCGTGCTGTTTGATACGGGCCCAAAGGGCAAGAATTTCATCGCTGATGTGAAAACATTGAAAATCGAGGAAGCGGGAGACGGCGAAAACGGTTTTGCCCGTTATCGCATTACGCTTTAG
- a CDS encoding SAM-dependent methyltransferase — MAQQRTTNTSDALGQLKWLTPENVGAALKGLPLKVQAALRAAAHLPRGTLTITTPDQRIFKVGGKASGPDAALVLHNWNLPRRAFSSGTIGVAESYMDGDWESPDVTTFLELFVVNNQIGETIAGGTNWFVNTVQRLRHWLNENTRSRSRKNISAHYDLGNAFYREWLDPTMTYSSALFAEGANDLETAQTTKYRALARNIGITRDSKVLEIGCGWGGFAEFAAREIGARVTGLTISREQFDFATERMRKAGLSDKVEIKFQDYRDETGKYDHIASIEMFEAVGEKYWPVFFGKVKECLAPGGSAGMQIITINENSFERYRKRPDFIQRYVFPGGMLPTPEKLKSLGRDFGLDLYRESIFPQDYARTLAEWRERFWGSWDKLKHLGFDSRFKKLWEFYLYYCEAGFRSEYIDVRQVFYRS, encoded by the coding sequence ATGGCACAGCAACGAACTACCAACACATCCGACGCTCTGGGGCAGCTCAAATGGCTCACGCCCGAGAATGTTGGCGCTGCGCTGAAAGGCCTGCCACTGAAGGTTCAGGCGGCACTGCGCGCTGCAGCACATTTGCCACGCGGAACGTTGACGATCACCACGCCCGACCAGCGGATATTCAAGGTCGGGGGTAAGGCTTCGGGCCCGGATGCAGCATTGGTGCTGCACAACTGGAACCTGCCACGCCGTGCATTTTCATCCGGCACCATTGGCGTTGCGGAATCCTATATGGATGGTGACTGGGAAAGCCCCGACGTAACAACCTTTCTGGAACTCTTTGTGGTGAACAACCAGATCGGCGAAACCATTGCTGGCGGAACAAACTGGTTCGTCAACACCGTCCAGAGATTGCGTCACTGGCTGAATGAAAACACCCGCAGCCGTTCGCGCAAGAATATCTCGGCGCACTATGATCTGGGCAATGCGTTCTACCGCGAGTGGCTCGACCCAACCATGACCTATTCGTCGGCGCTTTTTGCGGAGGGCGCCAATGACCTTGAAACCGCGCAGACGACAAAATACCGCGCCCTCGCCCGCAATATCGGTATCACCAGAGACAGTAAGGTGCTCGAGATCGGCTGCGGCTGGGGTGGTTTTGCCGAATTTGCAGCGCGTGAAATCGGTGCCCGCGTCACCGGACTGACCATCAGCCGCGAACAGTTTGACTTTGCCACGGAAAGAATGCGCAAGGCTGGCCTGTCGGATAAGGTCGAAATCAAGTTTCAGGACTATCGCGACGAAACAGGCAAGTATGACCATATTGCCTCTATCGAAATGTTCGAGGCCGTTGGCGAAAAATACTGGCCGGTGTTTTTTGGCAAGGTAAAGGAATGCCTTGCTCCCGGCGGAAGCGCCGGGATGCAGATCATCACCATCAACGAGAACTCGTTTGAGCGTTACCGGAAGCGCCCGGATTTCATCCAGCGCTATGTATTTCCAGGCGGCATGCTGCCGACGCCGGAAAAGTTGAAAAGTCTTGGCAGAGATTTCGGCCTTGATCTCTATCGTGAAAGCATTTTTCCGCAGGACTACGCCCGTACCCTTGCCGAATGGCGCGAACGTTTCTGGGGCTCATGGGACAAGCTGAAACATCTGGGCTTTGACAGCAGATTCAAAAAGCTCTGGGAATTTTACCTGTATTATTGCGAAGCCGGGTTCAGGTCGGAATATATCGATGTGCGGCAGGTATTTTACAGATCATGA
- a CDS encoding cysteine synthase A, which translates to MLNSVIDAIGNTPLIRLSKASALTECDIYGKAEFLNPGQSVKDRAALYIIRDAENRGLLRPGGVIVEGTAGNTGIGLTMVAKTLGYRTVIVIPETQSQEKKDALRLLGAELVEVPVVPYKNPDNYVKVSGRLAEQMAKTEPNGAVWANQFDNVANRLAHVETTAPEIWRDTNGKVDGFICAVGSGGTLAGTAAGLKARNKDIKIGLADPLGAALYSYYTSGEFKSEGSSITEGIGQGRVTANLEGFTPDFSYQISDAEALDVVFDLVTEEGLCLGGSSGINIAGAIRLARDLGPGHTIVTILCDYGNRYQSKMFNPEFLRSKDLPVPRWMEAKVNISVPFEG; encoded by the coding sequence ATGTTGAATTCAGTGATTGACGCCATCGGAAACACGCCGCTAATCCGCCTGAGCAAGGCATCGGCTTTGACCGAGTGCGATATTTACGGCAAGGCCGAATTTCTGAACCCCGGACAGTCGGTCAAGGACCGGGCAGCGCTCTATATTATCCGCGATGCTGAGAATCGCGGCCTGCTGCGCCCGGGTGGTGTCATCGTTGAGGGCACTGCTGGAAATACCGGTATTGGTTTGACGATGGTGGCCAAGACATTGGGCTATCGCACGGTCATCGTTATTCCCGAGACGCAAAGTCAGGAAAAGAAAGACGCGCTGCGCCTGCTCGGTGCGGAACTGGTCGAGGTTCCGGTGGTTCCATACAAAAACCCCGACAATTATGTGAAAGTTTCTGGCCGTCTTGCCGAGCAGATGGCAAAAACTGAGCCGAATGGTGCTGTCTGGGCCAATCAATTCGACAATGTGGCCAACCGGTTGGCCCATGTGGAAACCACAGCGCCGGAGATCTGGCGCGATACCAATGGCAAGGTGGATGGTTTTATCTGCGCCGTGGGTTCCGGCGGAACCCTTGCAGGAACCGCTGCCGGGCTCAAAGCGCGCAATAAGGATATCAAGATCGGCCTTGCTGATCCGCTTGGTGCCGCGCTTTATTCCTATTATACATCAGGCGAATTCAAGTCTGAGGGCAGTTCGATCACTGAAGGTATCGGGCAGGGCCGGGTGACGGCAAATCTGGAAGGCTTTACCCCTGACTTTTCCTATCAGATATCGGATGCGGAAGCATTGGATGTGGTGTTTGATCTGGTGACAGAAGAGGGGCTTTGTCTTGGCGGTTCTTCTGGCATTAATATTGCCGGTGCGATCCGTCTGGCACGCGATCTTGGTCCTGGCCACACCATCGTCACCATCCTCTGCGACTATGGTAACCGCTACCAGTCAAAAATGTTCAATCCGGAATTCCTGCGCTCCAAAGACCTGCCAGTTCCCCGCTGGATGGAAGCGAAAGTTAATATATCTGTTCCGTTCGAAGGCTGA